The Sinomicrobium kalidii region GGGACCGGTATTAATGAATTGCTCGAAAAAGTATTGCTCGAAGCGGAAATACTGGAATTGAAGGCCAATCCGGATAAAATTGCCAACGGAACTATCGTAGAGGCATTCCTGGACAAGGGAAGGGGCTATGTGGCCACCATACTTGTACAGGGAGGTACCTTGAAGGTAGGAGATTATGTACTGGCTGGAAGGCACAGTGGTAAAGTAAAAGCCATGCACGACGAGCGGGGAAATCTCATCGAGGAAGCAGGCCCTTCCACCCCGATATCCATATTGGGTCTGGACGGGGCACCGCAGGCCGGTGATAAATTCCACGTGTTTGAAGACGAAAAAGAAGCCAAGCAGATTGCAACTAAACGTATGCAGCTGCAAAGAGAACAATCCGTACGTACGCAACGGCACATTACGCTCGACGAAATTGGCCGTCGTATAGCACTGGGAGACTTCAAGGAACTCAACATTATCCTGAAAGGGGATGTGGACGGTTCGGTGGAAGCTCTGACCGATTCGTTCCAAAAGCTTTCTACGGATGAAATACAAATCAATATCATTCACAAGGCAGTTGGTGCGGTTACGGAATCTGACGTGCTCCTCGCCTCTGCATCCGATGCCATTATCATAGGATTCAATGTCAGACCTATGGGGAATGCACGTAGTGTTGCTGATAAGGAAGAAATAGATATCCGTACGTATTCCATCATCTACGATGCGATAAACGACCTCAAGGATGCGATGGAAGGTATGCTTTCTCCTGAAATGAAAGAAGAGATTACGGGTACGGCAGAGATCAGGGAAACGTTCAAGATTTCGAAAGTAGGGACCATTGCCGGATGTATGGTTACCGATGGTAAGATTTACAGGAATGCCGGGATACGTCTCATACGTGACGGAGTAGTGATCTTTACCGGGGAACTGGCCTCGCTGAAACGATTCAAGGATGATGTGAAGGAAGTAGCCAAAGGTTATGATTGCGGTATGCAGGTTAAGAACTACAACGACATTAAAGAGGGCGATATTATCGAAGCCTTCCGGGAAGTGGAAGTTAAAAAGAAATTGAAATAACAGGTTTTAAAACCGAATAAAAAACACCCTGTTCTTATATGGATCAGGGTGTTTTTTTATTAAAGGCAGTTTCTTCGGTTTTAAAAACCGACAATTTTCCGGTTTTGTACATGATGTGCATACAATTCCCGGATGCCGCTTTTGTAATTCAGATAGGGAATCCCCTTGGTCTGGTGGTTTACCTGGCTTATTTCATACATGTACGTAATGTGCCTGGCCAGTTCTTTCCAGGCAAACAACAGGGAATGCCGGGGATCGTAAATATGTGTGGGTTCGCTCATTGCGCCGTTCAGTTCCACTAACATAAAATTTCTCCCTTTTTCAAGTTCTTCCACGGTATTGTACATGAGGTCGAGCCTCCCGTAATAAAAACCCTTGACCCGGGTACACATGTCGTTTATCACCTCGGTGAGTGCCTCATTGATCATATGGCTGCAATCCGTAAATTTGGCACCCCTGGCATGATTGCCATAAGGAACAAGGGTTAGCTGTTCCCCCTTTTCGGGTATGGAGTCCAGTTGACTGCCGTATTCCTGTTGCAATACCTTGAGCTGGAACTGGAACCTCGGGGTCCCGTTGAGCAATTCCCTTGTGGTAGATACCCCGTCACCTGTAACAGTAAGTAATTCTTTGGCTACAATTCCCGTTATCCTCCCCTTGTCTTCGCCGGGATATCTTACATAGAAAATGCCGATCTCATTGGGAAGCGTAATAAACTCCTGGATAAGATAGTCAAAACCGGCGCGGTTGTTGTATTTGTGCAGTTCGTCCGGGGTGTGTATTTTCTTTACGGCATTTCCCCGGAGCCCGATATCCGGTTTTGCGATCAGCGGATATCTTATTCCGGAACCTTCTAAAATACCTTCCAGGTCGGCAAATGCCGTGTCCTTTGGTATAAAAGCTGTTTTGGCATAAAATTCTTCGGGAATCAGATCGTAAATGTTTCGTTTGGACCCCATGACAAAACCACCGTTCCGGATGGAGGGATTGGCCGCATTAAAAAAGAAAAGCGACCTTGCCCTGAGCGCATAATAGATCCAGAGCAGGCTTATGGGCGCATATACGATCTGAAAAGGCCAGTATTCCCAGTGAGTCAGTTTGTGGACGAACAGTTTTAAAGGAAGCAGGTTCATAATTGTACGGTAGAAAGTTTTTCGTTGGGAAAGAGTTGCCGGTAATGCATGGTTACACTGTCTTTTTTAATTATACATTGGGTGATACTAAGGGTTTTCAGCAGGTTGCCGCGGTCTATAACAAGACCATTTTTTTTATCCTCTTTTTCCGTATAGAGATGGAAGGACAATAGTGTTTCGGGAGAAACCGGTCTGTTGCGTGCCATAAAATCAAAAAACCACTGCTCTCTTTGCTTTTGAAGGGCTTTGGTATACAAGGTGGAAGAAGAAAGGATATGGTTGCGGTCTGCTTCCAGTGATGTGGTTTCCCTGTGATGTCCGTTCCAGCGCAGGAGGTAAAGTTCGGAGGCCTGAAAGAGCATAACGGTAAAAGGTTCTATATTTTCCAGGTTTATGGTTGTCCAGTGTGTGATGGGCGAAGCGGCTTTTATGAGTTCCAGAAGGATGAGCCCCCTGCTCTTCCTGTAACTGCCCCTGGAAATGTGTTTTTGTTTTGCACCGTTCAGCAAGACAGCCGTATTGCCTTTTTCATCGGTGGTAAACCAGCTTCCGCCGGACAAGGGATCTTCGGGGAAGACGATCTTTTTCTGATCTGCCACATATATTTCGGGAGGCAATGCTACGGGCCTGGTAATTTTTTCGTCGCGGTTGGAGGTCATTATCACCCCGTTTTTGTTTTTTACAAAACTTACTGTGCACATTGCTTCCGGTATTCGATGGTTGAATGGGCCACGCCAAAATTAGCATTTATGGTCAACCGTTCAAACCTGCGGAGACCTACCCGTATCAGGGCCTGATGATGAATGGCGTGTTCCAGGTTGTAGAGGAGTTCGCGAAAGTAGTTGCTTTGTATGTACAGTTTGGTATGATTCAGGTTTTGTTCCAGGAATAATATTTTATTTTCTTTCTCCAGGTTTTCCCGGATGTGGTTAATGCGTTTTACGGCTGTAGGCGCATCGGTTTCTATCCTTTTGTTGCGTTCCCTCTTGTCGTAGTTGATACTTCCTGTTTCATAATTGTTGAGAAGGCACAGAAATATTTCGATGATATGGCGAAAATGCTGACCAACGGTAGTGCCGCCCAATTCGGGGCAGGGAGCGTTGTATTCATCAGAGGAGAGTTGTCCGGCAAGGGCGGCCAGTTCGTCGAGATTAGATTTTACAGCGGCGAAAAGCATGAGATCGGATTTTAAAAGAGGTCAGTAATTTACTATTTTTTTAGTTAGCAGTAAAAAAATACCGCAAAACAGAAAAGCAACCACGGCAAGAATAAAGAGTGTCCCGCCATCATTGTTTACCGATATTCCGAGTATAAAGACATGGGAAAAGATGGCGCCCGTCATGATCAGCAAGCCGGCAACCGCACCGTAAACAGCGGTTTTGGGCAGGAATAATAAAATGGCTGCGATAAGTTCGGCAATGCCCAGTCCGATACGTCCGTAAGGTTCTGCGCCCAGGGTGGTGAAAATATGAACGGATTCCGGGGCCCCGCTGAACTTGTAATACAGGGTTTGCAGGAGTATTACGGTGGGGACCAGTCGTATGCCCCGGTTTATGATGATTTTTTTCATTGCATTACGGTTTGTTTCCGACGATTTTTTGCGGTTGATCGCAGCATTCTTCCGGAGATGTTCCTTAATTCCCGTTCCGGCTTTTCAGTGTGTTTTACGAAAAAGTGCCGGGGATATGGAGTATCATATCAGGGTGAAAATTGGTTTTGACGACAGGTTTTTCATGACGATGTGTTTTCAGGTCAAAATTACCATGTGTTGAAATGGAAGAATGTCGGCTACATTGCATTCCGGGCAAAAAAAAATCATATTCTGGAAATATCGGGGATAATAATTTCCTTCCGGTTGTAAATAAGAAGGCCTTTTTCCCTGAGTTCATTGAGCAGTTGGGTAGTGGTTTGTCGTGTGGTACAGATAATCTGGGCAATATCGTGCTGGGTGAGGTAGTTCTGAAGGATGACCCTGTTGCCCTGGTATACCCCTTCCTGATCGCTCCATTCTTTCAGGAAGGCCGAAAGCCTGCTCCGGGCATCCCTGAAGATAAGATTGGCGTAATTGTTTTTGAGGCGTTTCATTTTCAGTCCCACAAATTTGGTGTATGAAAGAGCGAGGTTAGGGTATTTCAGAAGGAGGTTTTCAAAATCGGTCAGAAAAAAGCTGCATACGATAATGTCATCCGTAAGGGCCTCAGCATATTCGGTAACGGGGGATGATTGTTCGTTTTCCAGGGCCAGTTCGCCAAACAGGTCGCCCTTGTGCAGGATTTCCTTGATGGTCTCGTTGCCTTCCCTGTCGGTTTCCACGATTTTTATGTTTCCCTTCTTGAGAAAATAAATGCGGGGGACTTTGGAATCCGAAAAGTAGAGGATATCCCCCTTTCCGGCCCTTTTAAACCCGGTAATAATGCACAATTGGCGGATTTGCCTGAAACTGAGTACACGGAAGAGCCGATGGTCCTTTAAGTACCAATATTTTAATTCTTCATACATAAATCGATAAAAATGAAAGGCTTGTGTGTCAATCCGTAAAATCCGCAGACAGCGTGTAGTCGTGAGAAAGGCAAGCTATGGCGTTATTATAAAAGCGCTGGGGTATTTCTTCTTCACTTCCATCAGTCGCCGGTCGGCTTCCAGTCTGTTCCTGAATTTTCCGACATAAACCCTGTACGTGGGGGTTTTGAATGAAATGTCGCAATCCCATCCGAAGCTGTTGCGGAATTTGGTCTGTTCTTTTGTAGCACCTTCCAGCGACCCGTTGTATATCTGTATCCGGTATCGTTCGGAAGTGCTGTCCTCTTTATTCAAAGCGGTCTTTGCGGCCACGAGTTTTTCCACTTTAACATCTTGCTGGATGTTAATTTTTCCCTGTTGCGCATGGGTGTCTTTAAAGGCGAAAAACAGGAAAAATAGCAGGGTGAAAATACATCGGATATCTAAAAATCTCATAATGAATACTGTTTTGTGCAAAAGTAAATTATTAGCTTGAAATCATAACGTTAAATTTTATTTAGAATTGTTATAAATTAATTATTAACGCTTTGCCAACATTTCCCAAATGAAGTCTATATCGTATTTTTGTGCACGGATTTTAAGGACCAGTGTTTTTTTTGTTGTTATCCGACGAAAAAATCATGCCAAAATAAGGAGAGATAACACATAATATTGATATGAAAGAGGTGATACACCGTAATTCTTTTTCTGGAATTCTAAGTATTAGTCTGGTAATTCTGCTAGCATTTTCTACAACTCTTTTTGGACAAGAAGGTGACCCGGATAGAGGGAAACAGTTATTTAATTCTAATTGCGCTGCCTGTCATAAGCTGGATCAAAGGATGACCGGGCCTGCTCTTGCGGGTGTGACCGATAAGCGCGACAGGGAGTGGTTGCATAAGTGGATAAAAAACAATGTGGCTCTCCGGAAGTCGGGAGATCCGGATGCAATAGCTATATATGAGGAGTACAACGGGGCGGCAATGAATGTTTTTCCTCAGTTGTCTGAACAGGATATAGATGATATTCTTGCGTATACCGAAGCTCCGCCATCATCACCGGCGGCTGCAGGAGGCGGTGCTGCCGGACAGGCTGCAGGGCAGGACGCGTCTTCCGGTATTTCCAATGAATTGGTGCTCGGTGCCCTGGTACTGGTGTTTGCAATGCTTGCTATAATGCTGGTGTTGGTGAACAGGACCCTGATGCGTATTGCCAAGGTAAAAGGTATAGAGCTCCCGGAAGAGCAGAAAAACAGGCTTCCGCTTTGGAAGGCTTTTGTGAAAAACCAGTTTTTGGTATTGGTATCTGTAGTCTTTCTGTTGCTTGTGTCTGCGTATTTTGTGTACGGGTATTTGATGCAGATAGGTGTTGACCAGGGTTACGCGCCCGTACAGCCTATACATTTCTCGCACCGCATACATGCCGGGGATAATGAAGTGGATTGTAAGTACTGCCACTCTTCGGCACGGGTTTCCAAAACTTCAGGCGTTCCTTCGCTCAACGTGTGCATGAACTGTCATAAGAACATTATGGAAGTAGCTCCGGAAACTGCTACGGCAGAGCATACCAAGGAGTTTTATGACGGAGAGATACAAAAGCTTTACGCTGCCGTGGGCTGGGATGTGGAAAACCAGCGTTATACCGGTGATACCAAGCCTGTAAAATGGGTGAAAATACACGACCTTCCCGATTTCGTGTACTTTAATCACTCTCAGCACGTATCTGTTGCCGGGCTGGCCTGCCAGGAATGTCACGGACCGGTTGAAGAAATGGAAGTGGTTGAGCAGCATTCTCCGCTTACCATGGGCTGGTGTGTGGAATGCCACAGAACTACCGATGTGAGGATGGAAGGCAACGAATACTACGAAAAGATACACGAAGAATTGTCTAAGAAATACGGAGTGGAAAAGCTTACCGCTGCACAGATGGGGGCGTTGGAGTGTGGTAAGTGCCACTATTAATATAAAGTAAAGATGCATGAACCTCCCCGGTTTCCGGGAGTGAAGTAATGCGTCACCATTGTCAAAAGAGCTAATTTTATATAAAACATGGCGTCAAACAAAAAATACTGGAAAAGTGTCGAGGAGCTGGATCCGAGCAATTCTATTGTGGAGACACTTAAACAGAATGAGTTTGTTGAAGAAATTCCGGTAGACGAGTTTTTAGGGGATAAGGAAAATCTGGAGGCCTCTTCGACATCGCGGAGGGACTTTCTTAAGTATGTTGGTTTTAGTACGGCTGCTGCTACTCTGGCAGCATGTGAGGGCCCCGTTAAAAAGGCGATACCGTATGTGGTGCAACCCGAGCAGATCCGCCCGGGTGTGGCTAACTATTACGCGACGACCATTGCGGATGGGTATGACTTTGCCAGTGTATTGGTGAAAACCAGGGAAGGGCGTCCCATAAAAATTGAAAATAATGCCGATGCCAAAGTAAATGGTTCGGCCAATGCCAGGGTCAATGCTTCCGTATTGTCTATGTACGACAGCCTCCGGGTGCAGGGCCCCAAGTTCAACGGGAAATATGTGACCTGGGACGATCTCGATACCCAGGTGATGGCAAAGCTGAATGCAACAAAGGCCAGTGGAAAATCCATAGTGCTGCTCACGCAGACTTTTGCCAGTCCTTCTACGGCGAAACTGATCTCGGAATTTTCCGGGAAATTCGGAAATGTACAGCACATACAATATGATGCCATATCCGAAGATGCGGCTCTGGAAGCTTTTCAGAAAAAATACGGCAAAAGGGCACTTGCTGATTACGACTTTTCCAGGGCAGAGGTCATTGTTTCCTTTGGTGCTGATTTTCTCGGTGACTGGCAGGGAGGCGGATTTGACAGCGGATATGCGAAAAAGCGTATTCCTGAAAACGGAAAAATGTCTCACCATGTCCAGTTTGAGGCCAATATGTCGCTAACAGGGGCCAATGCCGATAAGAGGGTTGCCGTAACGCCTTCGCAACAAAAAGTGGCGCTGGCAAAATTATATGGTTACCTCAGTGGTTCTTCGGTTTCCGGCGATCTTCCGGAACATGTGGATGCTGTGGTTAAAAGGGCGGCAAGCCGGCTTCGAAAAGCGGGGAAAAATGCAGTAGTGGTTACCGGGATCGATGATGTGGATGCCCAGGGGCTTGTGCTTTCCGTTAATGAGATGCTGCAAAGTGAGGCATTCGATGTTAAAGCCCCGCGATTGTTGCGCCAGGGTAACACGAAGCAGATGAGCCAGCTTATTGCCGATATGAAGTCCGGCAAAGTGGGAGCCGTGATTATGAGTGGTGTCAATCCCGCTTATACACTCGCCGATTCTGCCGGGTTCCTCGAAGGTCTGAAGAGTATAGGTTTGTCCGTTGCGTTTTCAATGAAAGAAGACGAAACGTCTACGGCCTCACAATATATTGCCGCTGCACCACACTATCTGGAATCGTGGGGTGATGTGGAGATGAAACAGGGGCATTTCAGCCTGATGCAGCCTGCCATCCGTCCGTTGTTTGATACGAGACAATTCCAGGATGCGCTGCTGAAATGGACAGGTAACGATAAAACATATTACGAATATATCAAGGAAACCTGGAGTGGTTCCGTTCTGAACGGAAGCTCCTGGAACAAGGCGCTGCACGACGGTGTATTTGTTGCTTCTTCCCCGGTAGCGGTTGCAGATGCCGTATCCGGCGAAAGTGAGGCTGCTGAAGCCACTGAAGAGGCTTCAACCGGAGAAAATGAAGCACAGGCGGCCCCTGTTGCAGGGGATGCGGCCGGTATGGCCCGCAAACTGGCTTCGTCTTCAGCAAGCGGTATGGAGCTCGCCTTGTATACGAAAACAGGAATGGGTGACGGGCAGCAGGCCAATAACCCCTGGCTGCAGGAATTTCCCGATCCTATTACCCGGGTGTCCTGGGATAATTATCTTACGGTTTCCAGGGCAGATGCTGATAAGCTCGGCCTGAAAAACTGGCATGTTGCCAATGGTGGCCTTAACGGTAGCTATGTAAAGGTTACTGTAAATGGGGCGAGTCTGGACAGGGTGCCCGTAATTATTCAGCCCGGACAAGCCCAGGGTTCGGTGGGGCTTTCTTTCGGTTATGGTAAAAAAGCCGGGTTGAAGACTGAAATGCAGACCGGGGTAAATGCCTATAAACTCTATGAAGGGTTTAAGACTGCTCAGCCTGTAACCATCGAAAAAGTTCCCGGCGAACACGAATTTGCCTGTGTGCAGTTGCACAACACCCTCATGGGGCGTGGCGATATCCTGAAAGAAACGACATTAGAAATATTTAATACCAAAGATGCGAAGGAGTGGAACGTCACTCCGAAAGTTTCCCTGAATCACAATGAGGTTGAGGCGGTCGAGGTGGATATGTGGGATGAATTCGATACTTCTATCGGTCATCACTTTAATCTTTCCATCGACCTGAATGCCTGTACGGGTTGTGGGGCGTGTGTGATTGCCTGTCATGCGGAAAACAACGTTCCTGTAGTAGGAAAGTCAGAAGTACGCCGGTCCAGGGATATGCACTGGCTCCGTATAGACCGGTATTATTCTTCTGAAAAAAGCTTTGAGGAAGACAATGAAGTGGTAGAAAATATTTCCGGTCTCGGAGATTCCCTGACTACTTTCGGAGAGATGGAAAAAGCTTCTGAAAACCCGCAGGTGGCTTTCCAGCCGGTAATGTGCCAGCATTGTAACCATGCTCCCTGTGAAACCGTTTGTCCGGTAGCGGCAACTTCACACGGCCGTCAGGGGCAAAACCACATGGCGTATAACCGATGTGTGGGAACGCGTTACTGTGCCAACAACTGCCCGTATAAAGTACGTCGCTTCAACTGGTTCCTTTACAACAATAATGACGAGTTTGATTATCACATGAACGACGACCTCGGAAAAATGGTGTTGAATCCCGATGTAGTGGTTCGTTCCAGAGGGGTGATGGAAAAATGTTCTTTCTGTATACAAATGACCCAGAAGACCATTCTGGATGCCAAGAGAGACGGCAGGGAAGTGCGTAAGGACGAATTCCAGACAGCTTGTTCTGCAGCTTGTTCCAGCGGAGCGATGACGTTCGGAGATGTGAACAATGAGGACGACGAAGTATTTGCCCTGAAAAAGAGCGACAGGATGTATCACCTGCTTGAGCACATAGGTACAAAACCCAATGTGTTCTATCATGTGAAAGTGAGGAATACGGAGGAAGTGTAAAGGAAAGCTGCCGCTCCGGTCCGGTCCGGAACTTCCCGGAAACGGACATGTTGCCGGAACCTGGCAAGGAAACGATAAATTAAAAGAGTAATAAATATTAAAGTTATAAAATGGCGTCGCATTACGAAGCACCTATACGTAAACCCCTGGTAACCGGAGATAAGAGCTATCACGATGTTTCGGTTGATGTAGCCAGGCCTGTAGAGGGCAGGGCAAACAAGCAATGGTGGCTAGTGTTCTCTATTGCATTGGTAGCATTTCTTTGGGGGATAGGGTGTATTATTTATACCATTTCAACAGGAATAGGGGCCTGGGGACTTAACAAAACCGTTGGCTGGGCCTGGGATATTACCAATTTCGTTTGGTGGGTAGGTATCGGTCATGCCGGGACACTGATCTCTGCCGTACTGTTACTGTTCCGTCAAAAATGGAGAATGGCGATCAACCGGTCTGCGGAGGCTATGACCATATTTTCCGTAGTACAGGCCGGATTGTTCCCGTTGATCCATATGGGACGCCCGTGGCTGGGATACTGGGTGGTGCCTATTCCCAACCAGTTCGGTTCGCTTTGGGTGAACTTTAACTCACCGTTGCTCTGGGACGTATTTGCGATATCCACTTATCTTTCCGTGTCACTGGTATTCTGGTGGACAGGGTTGCTTCCCGACTTCGCCATGATACGGGACAGGGCCGTGAAACCTTTCCAGAAAAAAATATACAGCCTGCTCAGCTTCGGCTGGAGCGGAAGGGCCAAAGACTGGCAGCGTTTCGAAGAAGTGTCGCTGGTACTTGCCGGTCTGGCAACACCTCTGGTGCTTTCTGTACACACCATCGTATCTTTTGACTTTGCTACGTCGGTGATCCCCGGATGGCACACTACCATTTTTCCGCCCTACTTCGTTGCGGGTGCGGTATTCTCCGGGTTCGCCATGGTGAACACACTGCTTATCATAATGAGAAAGGTGGTGAGTCTCGAAGATTATATTACCGTACAACACATAGAACTGATGAACATCGTTATCATGATCACCGGATCTATTGTGGGCTGTGCCTATATTACCGAGCTTTTTATCGCCTGGTATTCAGGGGTCGAATATGAACAATATGCTTTCCTGAACAGGGCTACGGGGCCTTATGCATGGGCTTACTGGTGTATGATGACCTGTAACGTATTCTCTCCCCAGTTTATGTGGTTCAAAAAATTACGGACAAGTATTATGTTCTCCTTTATTATCTCCATTGTGGTGAATATCGGGATGTGGTTTGAGCGTTTTGTGATTATCGTTACTTCGCTTCACAGGGACTACCTTCCGTCGTCCTGGACCATGTTCTCCCCGACCTTTATAGACATAGGTATTTTTGTGGGAACCGTAGGATTCTTCTTTGTATTGTTCTTGTTGTATGCGAGGACGTTTCCTGTAATAGCACAGGCAGAAGTGAAGACCATAATGAAATCATCTGCAGAAAATTATAAAAAATTAAGAGACGGCGATCATGAGTAATAAAGTTATACAGGCTATTTATGCTGATGATGATGTGTTGCTGGCCGCAGTAAAAAAAGTGAAGGCTGCCCACCATCATATAGAAGAAATATACACTCCTTTTCCTGTCCACGGACTGGACAAGGCCATGGGGCTGGCCCCGACCAGGATTGCCATCGCATCCTTTATTTACGGATGTATAGGGCTTGTTGTAGCTGTTCTGATGATGAATTTTATCATGATAGAAGACTGGCCGCAGAACATAGGGGGGAAGCCCAGTTTCAGTTTCCTGGACAATATGCCGGCTTTCGTTCCGATAATGTTTGAGCTCACCGTATTTTTTGCGGCTCACTTAATGGTAATCACTTTTTATCTGAGGAGTAAGCTTTGGCCCTTCAAAAAGGCGGAGAACCCGGATGTGAGGACAACAGACGATCACTTCCTGATGGAAGTTTCAATAAGTAATAACGAAGATGAGTTGACTGCCTTCTTGCAGGAAACAGGTGCGGTGGAAGTTAAAATATCGGAAAAGCATTAGAGGGGATGAGTTATTCGGTTAATGAGTTAATGGTTATTAAGCGTTCCTGTCCGCAAGAGGCCCGGGATCAAAGATAATCCAATAACAAAGTAACTCAATAACTTAATAACCTAACAACGTAAATATTGTTTAAATGAGGAGCTTTATTAAAATAGGAATGGTACTTGGTGTGGCTGCCGTTATGACCTCGTGTTTTAACAAGTCGAACCGGAACTACCAGTTTATGCCCAATATGTATGATGAAGTAGGCTATGACACCTATCAGGCATCAGATGCCTTCAAGAATGGTATCGAGGCACAACTGCCTCCCGAACATACCATTAACCGTGGCTGGATGCCCTATGAGTATGAAAACACTACCGAAGGGAAAGAACTGGCCATGGCTGAGTTGAAAAACCCGCTGGCCGCAGATAGTCTCGCCATGGAAGATAACCTGGCTGACGGTAAGGAATTATACAATATTTATTGTGCGGTATGCCACGGGGAAAAGGGAGACGGACAGGGTGTCCTGGTAAAGCGTGAGAAATTCCTCGGTGTTCCCAGCTATGCGGACAGGGAAACGACAGAAGGAAGTATCTACCATGTCATTTATTACGGGCTCAATTCCATGGGGTCCTATGCCGTACAGCTCAATGAAAAGGAGCGGTGGCAGGTAGTGATGTATGTAGAACAGCTCGAAAAGGATTTGGCAAAATAATATTTTCAGAAACGAAAGCGTATAAGTGGCGGACAACGGCAGAAAAAAAATGAAGGTTGGGTTCCCTCACGATTTACGAATTACAATATACAACAAAGAGAATTTTCAGGATATGTACACGTTTTCAAGCAAGTTAAGACTGTCTGCATTTGTTCTAATGATCGTTGGTATTCTCGGTCTGGGCTACGGTTTTCTGGCTGCTCCTGGTACTGTGGCGGAAGCAAAGGCCATGGTAACAGATGCACATCACGGAGGAGGACACGACGGTGCCGAAGTTGCCCATGATGCTCATGGAACACAGGATGAAGCACATGCCGAACACGATTCGTCTCACGATGAACATCTGTTGCACCAATTGCAGAACAAACCATGGGCAGCGCTTTATGTGGCAGCGTTTTTCTTTATGATGATTTCACTCGGGGTGCTCGCTTTTTACGCTATACAAAGAGTGTCAATGGCAGGATGGTCCCCGCTTTTGTTCCGGGTAATGGAAGGGATTACAGCCTACTTGCTCCCGGGAGCGGTGCTGGTGTTCGTTATACTGGCATTGTCCGGTGTTCACCTGAACCACCTGTTTGTCTGGATGGATCCCGAGGTAGTGGCGCATGACGAACTTATTCAGGGGAAATCGGGCTTCCTTAACGTACCGTTCTTCCTCATACGGGCTGTCATATACATTGCCGGTTGGGTTGCATATCGTCATTTTTCCAGAAAATTCTCTATTGCACAGGACACTGCCGATAACAACAGCAACTTCAAACGTAACTTTAAGATATCTGCCGGGTTCCTGGTTTTCTTCCTGGTTTCCGAGTCCATGATGTCATGGGACTGGATCATGAGTGTTGACCCGCACTGGTACAGTACGCTGTTCGGCTGGTATGTTTTTGCCAGTATGTTTGT contains the following coding sequences:
- the nrfD gene encoding NrfD/PsrC family molybdoenzyme membrane anchor subunit; the encoded protein is MASHYEAPIRKPLVTGDKSYHDVSVDVARPVEGRANKQWWLVFSIALVAFLWGIGCIIYTISTGIGAWGLNKTVGWAWDITNFVWWVGIGHAGTLISAVLLLFRQKWRMAINRSAEAMTIFSVVQAGLFPLIHMGRPWLGYWVVPIPNQFGSLWVNFNSPLLWDVFAISTYLSVSLVFWWTGLLPDFAMIRDRAVKPFQKKIYSLLSFGWSGRAKDWQRFEEVSLVLAGLATPLVLSVHTIVSFDFATSVIPGWHTTIFPPYFVAGAVFSGFAMVNTLLIIMRKVVSLEDYITVQHIELMNIVIMITGSIVGCAYITELFIAWYSGVEYEQYAFLNRATGPYAWAYWCMMTCNVFSPQFMWFKKLRTSIMFSFIISIVVNIGMWFERFVIIVTSLHRDYLPSSWTMFSPTFIDIGIFVGTVGFFFVLFLLYARTFPVIAQAEVKTIMKSSAENYKKLRDGDHE
- a CDS encoding TAT-variant-translocated molybdopterin oxidoreductase — translated: MASNKKYWKSVEELDPSNSIVETLKQNEFVEEIPVDEFLGDKENLEASSTSRRDFLKYVGFSTAAATLAACEGPVKKAIPYVVQPEQIRPGVANYYATTIADGYDFASVLVKTREGRPIKIENNADAKVNGSANARVNASVLSMYDSLRVQGPKFNGKYVTWDDLDTQVMAKLNATKASGKSIVLLTQTFASPSTAKLISEFSGKFGNVQHIQYDAISEDAALEAFQKKYGKRALADYDFSRAEVIVSFGADFLGDWQGGGFDSGYAKKRIPENGKMSHHVQFEANMSLTGANADKRVAVTPSQQKVALAKLYGYLSGSSVSGDLPEHVDAVVKRAASRLRKAGKNAVVVTGIDDVDAQGLVLSVNEMLQSEAFDVKAPRLLRQGNTKQMSQLIADMKSGKVGAVIMSGVNPAYTLADSAGFLEGLKSIGLSVAFSMKEDETSTASQYIAAAPHYLESWGDVEMKQGHFSLMQPAIRPLFDTRQFQDALLKWTGNDKTYYEYIKETWSGSVLNGSSWNKALHDGVFVASSPVAVADAVSGESEAAEATEEASTGENEAQAAPVAGDAAGMARKLASSSASGMELALYTKTGMGDGQQANNPWLQEFPDPITRVSWDNYLTVSRADADKLGLKNWHVANGGLNGSYVKVTVNGASLDRVPVIIQPGQAQGSVGLSFGYGKKAGLKTEMQTGVNAYKLYEGFKTAQPVTIEKVPGEHEFACVQLHNTLMGRGDILKETTLEIFNTKDAKEWNVTPKVSLNHNEVEAVEVDMWDEFDTSIGHHFNLSIDLNACTGCGACVIACHAENNVPVVGKSEVRRSRDMHWLRIDRYYSSEKSFEEDNEVVENISGLGDSLTTFGEMEKASENPQVAFQPVMCQHCNHAPCETVCPVAATSHGRQGQNHMAYNRCVGTRYCANNCPYKVRRFNWFLYNNNDEFDYHMNDDLGKMVLNPDVVVRSRGVMEKCSFCIQMTQKTILDAKRDGREVRKDEFQTACSAACSSGAMTFGDVNNEDDEVFALKKSDRMYHLLEHIGTKPNVFYHVKVRNTEEV
- a CDS encoding quinol:cytochrome C oxidoreductase, which codes for MYTFSSKLRLSAFVLMIVGILGLGYGFLAAPGTVAEAKAMVTDAHHGGGHDGAEVAHDAHGTQDEAHAEHDSSHDEHLLHQLQNKPWAALYVAAFFFMMISLGVLAFYAIQRVSMAGWSPLLFRVMEGITAYLLPGAVLVFVILALSGVHLNHLFVWMDPEVVAHDELIQGKSGFLNVPFFLIRAVIYIAGWVAYRHFSRKFSIAQDTADNNSNFKRNFKISAGFLVFFLVSESMMSWDWIMSVDPHWYSTLFGWYVFASMFVSGITVIALITIYLKSRGYLEEVNNSHIHDLAKFMFGISIFWTYLWFSQFMLIWYSNIPEEVTYFVTRIEDYKLPFFGMVVLNFVFPVLVLMNSDYKRLNWFVVMTGIVILTGHYIDVYNMIMPATVGDQWFIGVAEVGGVLFFMGLFIYVVFTALTKAPLIPKRNPFIEESRRFHY
- a CDS encoding DUF3341 domain-containing protein is translated as MSNKVIQAIYADDDVLLAAVKKVKAAHHHIEEIYTPFPVHGLDKAMGLAPTRIAIASFIYGCIGLVVAVLMMNFIMIEDWPQNIGGKPSFSFLDNMPAFVPIMFELTVFFAAHLMVITFYLRSKLWPFKKAENPDVRTTDDHFLMEVSISNNEDELTAFLQETGAVEVKISEKH
- a CDS encoding c-type cytochrome, with translation MRSFIKIGMVLGVAAVMTSCFNKSNRNYQFMPNMYDEVGYDTYQASDAFKNGIEAQLPPEHTINRGWMPYEYENTTEGKELAMAELKNPLAADSLAMEDNLADGKELYNIYCAVCHGEKGDGQGVLVKREKFLGVPSYADRETTEGSIYHVIYYGLNSMGSYAVQLNEKERWQVVMYVEQLEKDLAK